The DNA sequence ccttccctggactgtgagtgcgtgtgtgtgtgtgtgtgtgtgtgtgtgtgtgcgcatgtatattctttcccctctcccctttttactcacctccccctcctctgttATTTCATAGCTgtcgtgctctctctctctccctttatttccctctctgctcgGTTTTCCATCGCTGAGTGTCTTCATTGTTGTTTCAGTTTTATCGTTCATCGGTAGTTGTGAATATAAAGGCCTGCTCGTCTGCGTGTAGAGGGGGGGTGTCAAGGAGCCCTTTTCATGTGCTTGGCCTGCAACTGGTTGTTTTCTGTGATTTGCTGCCCATCCTATACACCTGCTCTGTAGGCTTGTTCTCCTTGTCGATTCCTCGCCGCTTCATTTGGTGCCTCCTGCCAAACTCCCTTTTGCTAGAGAAACACCaaggaaacaaagagagtGGGAGACACTTATACACGTAGCACTTTTTTTCCGTCGGATCGCGTGCTGCATCGAGGAAGCGTATCGTCAACAAGGACACTGTAGATCGTACACACGTAACTTCGCTTGGTGGGTTGGGTGTCTGAAGAAGCAGAAGCACAAACGAGAAAAAATGGGGAGCAAGCCAAGCAAGCTCAATTGCAAGCAGAGTATTGTCGGCCCGGCGAGTCGTAACCCGAAGCGTAACTCGGACCTCGATGCGCTGAGCAACTCGAATTTGCGCTCTCGGGACGCCATCGACAGTTCGAACCCCTCCAACTCCATGAAAGAGCGGCAGTCGCCTGAGCGTCGTGGCTTCAACAACCCTCTCCCAGCTCGTCAAAGCGGAAGCCATGACCGCGCGCAAAGACGTCAGACACGCATGCTGGGGGCGCAGGATGTGGACGGCACTCACGAAGACCTCGATGAACGCCCATTCCGCCAAGGGAAGGTAAACCGGGTGCCGAccaaggcgctgctgaagccgcCCAAGAACCAGAACTCGATAATCGCGAGCCCCGACGAGGACTACAAGCTGTACTGAGAATGAACGCATTAGCtgaagcagagaaagagccaGACATACGAAAACTgggcacgtgcgtgtgcatccTGTGATCACTCGGCCTTTTCACtatttttctccttcctttctccATCATCTATGTACTTGTATTGGTGCGTGAGTTGCGGTGTCGCGTCCATGTATTTCATTCAACTCTATCCTTTTTCTTAGCTTTTACATTACCCTCGGCCCAGCTGCCatgtacatgtgtgtgtgtgtgtgggaagCGGGAGacgtggctctctctctctctgatcaTTACCGTCACCACAACTGCAGTAACGGTGCTCATACTACCCGAGTATGTGCGGAGCATAGACGGTCAGGGACGGCGAACGAGGCGTAATCAAGGAATGGTCCCATCAAACGCAacaagagcgaagagggaaagaaaaagaaaaacgaaaagatCGGCCCCCTGGTTGTGGCTTCAGCACTGAATGTACACGACAGACTTCAGTACACGCGTACAGGCATATAAGCCCGTCAGCCCCACACACCAAAAGAGGCCCCTTTTACTCGTTGGTAGCAAAGGAAGGgggcctccccctccccctccccgctaACGGCTGTTTTCATTTTTAGCTGACATCGCCTGGTCCGTTTGTTGATTCGCCGAGGTCGTCGTGCGATACTCTCATGTGTGCGGGGGTGCGGGGAGGGTGTGTAGTAGCACGGTTGGTCTTGTCAGATTTGCTGGCcttggctctctctctctctctcctcatcccTCGATAGTTATTATTCGTATTCTCTTTTCCTATGGTGTCtgcacttcttctctttctgccttGTTCTTCGGTTGTATGTAGGTATGTGGGTACACTTCCGTGCAggccaccaccatcaccggcGCCCCTGCCATTCTTTCCGCTCTTCattttgcttttcttcgtgACCGCATATACGCGCATGTacgcccgtgtgtgtgtctctaaTGGCTCCCCTGGTCTttgcactctctctcttgttcgaGGGAGCCAATGTCTTCTCCTTTGGGGCATTCCTCtttgctttttttgtttgttttttccGTCGTTCTTCACTCTCCCGGATAACGATTGGGAGGACGGACacccctcagcgcgtggcatccgGGGGCCCGGCGCTCCCGCTCtgcggtgtggggaggccaggcagcccccccccccccttcaacTCTCCCAATGCCGAGCCCCCTCTGGTGGCGACCgggccaagcacctacgacgcCGGGCGGTCAGCGTgacctgcggcagtgagcaCGTTTGCGTTATCCATACGATAGGCGTAGTGtccgcgtgactcgagcgtgtctcacccggccctcgtTGACTagtggtgtggggagcctgcgccagGCTGTGGGGTGTCGTGGGGAATTGGAGCTCGTACTGTATGGCAGAGAGTGGACAGTCTGAAGCGAAAAAAGCTCACTGCTTTTGTTTACTTCTCGTCCTTCCCCGCCACGTCGGTGTACCTagccttccctctccctgctcAAATAGGCTCTTTTCCTGTTCTCCTTTCTAGGTCCTTACTCGATGTCTGGGTGTCTGCCTCTTCCCGCCTGTTGGTTTTCCTGTGCCCGACTGTTGATGTCGAGGCAAAGGCGAGTGCTTCACATCTGTGCGGACAGGGAGAAGAGCTTCTGCCGGTGCCTGGTGCTCGTTTATCGTACGCATCGCCCTCCGATGTGTCTGACCACACGGGTGCCGtgtgcctcccctccctccctccccccacagcATTTTCCTAATCGCTTTATGTACTTGTTTGagcctttttttccctttggaGAGAAGTATGTCAGTAGACCTGGTCAATGTCATTCTCCTCACTCTTCGTGCGTCTCGGCCTACCTTTATGGTGGTGCTGTGTGAGTGGGGTGTTGCGCTTGCACTGCCGTGCGTGGCATGAAGGCCCTTCAACGGTAGTACATGTGCCATTGGATACCCATCGCcagcccttctcttcctctctgtcgccATAACGCTTTTATGTCCCCCTTGTCCCCCGGTCCTTCCCctaccccccaccccacccctctcgtCTCCGCAACAGGCCCCTTCTTGGCTTATTTAGCGTGCGCGTTATCTGTAATGGGCAGATtcgcctttcctctttcgtgGTTTCTCCAGCGCGGATGTCGTCACCTCAAATGGGTTTAAGCCAGGCGCACGCGAGAGGGCGAGCAACAGTACAAAGCAGCAAGAAATACAGCCCAGTCGCCTGCTTCTCACATCAAACTGGAAAACAGCAGAcaaagagtgagagagagagagaggcagagggtgCAGTGTAGTGACCAGACctgtgtgtgcatgtttgGGAGACGAAGAAatgaaaaaaggagaaagaagtTAGCAAGCGTAGTTCacaaacaagagaaagagctgagcacacgcacgcatgcacgcagcCAGGAGGGCGAACCACTGGAGGGAAGGAAATCGACAACATGACTGCCCCCTCAGTGCACATAACCGTGACGGACAATAAAAAATCAAtacgaaaaaaaagccaaTGATCGTGGCGTCCATTCATTTTGCCGATGGATCTGCTTGTCGCCGTCGGCGTGGCAcctttttggggggttgTTTTGACATGTTACTTTACCCCCGCCCTCAGCCTCTTTTGAGGGCTCCTCGGTCGCTTTTAGCTTGACTGAGTGACCGTGTTGGATTATTTTGGTTTGGTTCGCCGTTTCTCATTTTTTCTTGTTCGGTTGGGGGGCCTCTTGTGTATGCTCCAAGGCGAGCGGATGCATGCGGGCGTGGGTGTTTGTATGCCCACTCATATCAAACAGGGTGCTGGCCGCTCAACGTGATGGACAATACAACAGCAATGACAACAAAATCCAAAGGGAGAGACTTGCAACCTTGTCAAGAGAAGCATGCGTGAGGACTGGTGCAGCGGCTTGCAGTTCCTAACAGAGTGGCGGATATGGCGGCAGTACAAGACGCTGaaaaggggtgagggaaaAAGGAGTTGATTCGCAGACGAataaagggagagaggcgccagGCGCTTctgcggggagggggtgttCCAGGTGACGTCTTCACTGACTTTTCTAGCTTTGCCTCTTCTCTAGTCTTCCCGGACACTGTTTCGCCTGTCGCTGTCGCGCACAAGCTTCCCACTCTGTATGTTTGCGGACGTGCGTGCGGTTGTGACAccgcctttctttctctctggctCCTGCAGAATGCTGATTCTTCCTCTTCTACCCACCCATTCCCGCCCCGCTCTTTCCCTAAGCCCATTACCTGCACACAAACATCAGCTCACCTTGTTGATCCTTAACTTTTCCACttctgcctttctctccgtCATCGTTCACCCttcacatgcacacataTCTCGTGCGCTTCTTTACCTTGTGTCGATGATTCGTGATTCACTCCCATTCCAtcgcccacccccctccttcttgtcttccctctcgccctccttcTTTCTGCCAGGACCCGTAACGGTGGGCgggtgcacacgcgcgcctaCATACACGTACAGTGCAAACATTACCGTCGCTTAccccccactctcccccttttctcgccccccttcccctcgcCGTCTGAGCCACGCACCActacacgcgcgcacaaacacacacgccgtACGGTGTGAGCGAAGGAAGGTGCGAGCGGGAGCAGCAAAGGGCTCGTTTGAACGTCAGTGAGGAAAAGGGTAGCAAAGgatgaaagaggagaagggagcaTCGTGTACATCCTTGTAAACCTccctgctcgtgtgtgtggggggtgtggggggtgtgggtgtgtgtggatgctgGTCGGTGGGTGTATCGCCGTCCCTCTCTTGGCTGCTGATGTGCTTCTTTACTGCTCCTTTGGGTTTCTCCTTTTTGTCAGCTGCACTTCATACGcgcacatacatacatacccGTGTGTCAGGCAAGGCGTGCAGTCGACTGTCGCattctttgcttcttctccgtgaactctgctgctcttctccatttcgctctctctttctcctccaccccctctccctcctctgcctctcctttgGTTCGATTCCGTGTCACCCTTTTCCTTGTCTTTTTTTGTCCTCTCTCATGTATCAGAGTCATCGACTaacactgccgccgccgcccgcctTCAACTCACTCCACGCCTTCGTATCGATATAATATACCGGAAAGCCATCCTCTCATCTGTGTTCAtcaaaggggaggaggggggctaTACGAAGCCGACTCCTTActctacgtgtgtgtgtgtgtatgtgttgctcgccttttcctcttcctcctctgcttcttttcttcttcgttggGGCCATTCTGTTTCGTGTCGAAGCGCCgtctttcttcctctgcgcGTCTTTCGTACTCCCTATCACCTCTCCCCATTTCCCCTGGCTCTTCTGCTTCTActcttcccccaccaccaccatcaccccctctctctctctctccctctcgcttaCTTAGCCCTTAGCTGCTGTGTTTCGTGCCTCTTTTCAgcttttttccttttagTGCCTCTCCTTCAGTGCTTCTGTGCGCCCCTGCTAGGCtggcttctcttttctcagCACAGCgtctccacccccccctccctcctcctcgtacGCCATGAATCATGACGATACAACTGGGGTCCCGAcaagcgccgccatcgctaACTCCTCAACGTGTGCCACTGTCCCCGGTGGGATGGCGCAAACAAGGATGTTGTCGAGGCTCAGAGTCGCTGGTAGTACCGGTATACGGCGGGTAAATGAAGCTAGCGAAGCGCCGCTCGCACCGCTTCCCTCCGCGAGGCCTCTGGGTCGAGACGCCTCCACAACAGGCGATGTCGCGCAGTATGGAGGATGCGCATCGCTTGTTCGCAcggccactgcagcagcagtggtggctgtCGAAAACGCAGTGCCACAGTCGTCCGCCTTCGGTTGTGGCGACGGCAGAGACGACGatgctgtgctgcgcaaggAAGAAAATAGCTGCATTGAAGTCGATGTCGGTGCCGTGAACGCGTCGTCCCCGCTCCTTGGGCAGCCCACATCGGGAGCTGCACAGCACCTGAGCTACGACGCGGCCAACGATGGCACCGGAGGTAGACTGCAAAGCCGTGGTggcaacgcagcagcggtcgaCATTCCCCTCCGCTGTCGTGCTACCTGGACTCGCCAAACTACGCCGGAACCACTTCAAGGCGATGGTGGCCTGCtatgtgcagcagcagccctcaACTCGTCCACAACAAGCAGTGCAGACGACAAGACATCTCCTcaaagtgcagcagcagcagcaacggcgacagATGTGCTTGAGTCGCCGGCGGCACCTCCCCCATCGCCAAAGGGGGAACACGGCTCATGTGACTATACGGGCAATCCTCTGCACTTACCcggccatcaccgccactaCATCGACATGGACTTGCCGGGGATGGGTGAAAGCAACGAACCGTGGAGCGGGTCTGTTGCGTCGTCAGCATCCTCAGCGCCGCACTCCACCGCCGAGACACAGTGGCACAACACGAGTGTGGCATCGGAGCTGGACTTGTACGAGATGCCGCTGCCCGTTATGGAGACGGCGACAGGCGACCTAACCGCTGCACCATCGGTGACCGCGTCATTTTTGTTTGGCGGTGTGGCTTTGCCGGTGGCCTTTAGTGTGAAATCTGGCGGATCTGCCCTAACAGCCGACAGGGACGCGAAAGTGTGGTCACCCATCTCTGTATCAGCGACTGTGTCGCCCAGCCGACGGAACATTGCTGGCCTGAAACAACCAGCGGATCTGAGCGGCTGGAGACGCAAGCGGTCGAGTGGTAAATTGGCGGTGCAGTCGGAAagaaacaacagcagcagcggcccgGGCGATATCCCGCTCGTCTCGCTCGAAAAGTCTGTTGGGTGGAGCGCTGGGAAGCCGATGAATGACGACTCCTTGTCTCCAGTGACATCCctctcgcagcagcggggagaGTTGCTAGAACGGAGTGTCTACCCCCTTACATCGACACAGGTGACGACGGCAACCACACTGGCCACGGTGGAGTCAGGCACTGCCTCCAATCCCTTCAGCTCCCATTCCTCACTGCGGTCGTTTGACTCTCACCACGCGCTCCAACGCAGCGCGCTGATCGCCAGGATGTCTGTGCCTTGCCAAGGGAGAGCCCCATCATTGCAGCTGTCCGCGATCGTTCGCCCAGGGGGTGCTGTCCTGGAAAGCGCCAACCTAGGGACACCTGTTCGAAGCCCGCAGGGGATGTCCACCTCTCTGGGGCTGCCGATGTTCGTAGGTGGGAGCACCGGGTCGCCCATTCTCTTCTCAAAGTACGACACTGTATTTCCGCTCCGGATGGCGCCCAGGACGCACACCAAGTTGGCCGGTGACGAGTCGCAACAGTCGCCACCGCGACTCCACGACCAGAGAAACGAGGGCGACGCAGACCAACCtccgcccacacccaccgcagcgctCGTCACGcaagccgcgcagcagcagcaacagcagcagacgccTTTTTGTTGCCCTCAGCATGGAGAAACAGACGCTCCTGAGTGCAGCCCTCTGACTTCGCTCTCCGCGCTACCCCAGCAGAGCCTCCGCAGCTCCACCGTGACCTCTGACACCTCCTTCGGTGTCGACAACGCCATCTCCATGCGGCAATGCTCGATGATGTCGGAGGACCACATCCTGCAGACGCTCGTCCACGGCATGGCGCTTGGTGGTGTATCGGCAGAGGCGTGGATGGCAGCGCCGGACAACTGGGCACCATCGCCGCGCAATTTGCGTTCGACTGGCCCAGGGAACCGACACCTAACAGGCAGGctgtgtgcgctgcagcgtccCTTGTCACCATCCTCGCACTCAGCTGCCTCGGATGCAGTGGGCGCGGGCAGCGGTAAGACACCGACGGCGGGGCTTGTCGCGTCCTCGATGCGCTTCTCACAGCTACAGACGCAGCGAGGGAAGTTGGGCTGGATGAGTTCTACGAGACCTGCAGGGCCGTGGGGAGCGGAGCTGGTGCAAGGGCTCTCTCCCGTATCCGCGTCAGCAGCAAACAGGGGCGACGAAACCGCAGAGACTGGCAGCCATTTGCTTACACGTGACCCCCTCACTGTCGCACCGTCCAGCCCCAGCAAGCGGCACATGGCGGCGCATACTCCCACgcgccttcagcagcagaggaagctGCCAAGCCCTGAGAACTTCTTCGCAAAGGCTGATGGCTCTCTGAGGGACTCCGTTGGCTTCAGCGCCACATCCCTACCCACCTTGTCTGACCCTGCTCTTCACGCCAGGCGCTCGCTCGTCACACCAATGCAGGGGTACAGCTTCAAGCAGCACTCCACTGCGGCGAGCATGGCGTCTTCGGCCCTTTCACAGGTGCCGCtcggcgtggaggaggtcatCTTCTCTGCAGGCAGCACCCCGAATGTAGTGGGTTGTGTGGAGGCCAGTGTGGTGACGTGGTTGCCCGTGGCAAGCACTGACACAGCTGCAAGGCAACTCAGCGGTGACCAAACAGTGGTGCTGCGACCCTatgacagcagcgcagcgtaTTACCGTATCTCCAACGGTGGCCTCTTCAGCAccgccgacagcggcgtcaccgtggcggcgccgaggGAAGCATCGCTTGAGGGACGACTCACCTTTCTGCAGTCGGTGCATGACCTCGACAGTTTTGCTGCCCAGGCGGAGGCGAGTGCCTCGCTCGGCTACGGGGCTGCTGTACAGAGCCCACTAACCAGGGAAATAGTCGAGCCTGGGGCTGTGGCCACCACGATGGTGTCACCACCGTCGTCCATCGCGCCTGTGGATGAGACGTTCTCTGTGTGTCGGCCACCACCCCCGGCTCCAGCAATGTTGCTCCGTCACTCGCCGACGCGCAGGCCCTTCTATCTGATTCCTGGGTTGGAGGCTGCGGCAACTGCGGAGCTAGGGcgcatctccccctccccttttaCCGTCGCTCCTTGGGCCATAGGTGGCGCCAGCGATTtcgtggcagcggtggcaacgccgctgctgccagggATGCTGAGTGGGAAGGACAAGGTCAGTCCATGGTCCAGCGACAGTACGAGGGGCGGGTTTCTGCAGGTGTTGCCGCTTGCTCAAGAAGAACATGTGTCCACATCGTTGAGTTACAAGGTAAGGGCGCCAAAGACGACGAGCCCCATGTCCGCAAGCCAAGCACAAGATGACTCAGTGGCTGTGACGGatccgcagctgctgtggtgggcACCGAAAGCCGCGCATGCCGCGGCACCATTCACAGCTACTGACACCGATACCCGCCCAGCGTCCGTGCATCGCAATAGTGACGAGTCGGGCACTCACTCCAGCATGCCAAACTTCAGTTGCCGTTCACCGCCTGTGCACTTgcccccgcagcagcagacaccACCTCAGCTTCAGGTTTGTGCGCCGGCTGCGATGTGGTCCTTCCTCTACGGCGTTCACAACAACGACGATCAAGGCGCCTACCAAATCGCTACCTTCAACAGCAACCCAAGTGTTGCTCTCACCCGAAGCTCTACTCGAGGGCTATCGAGCTGCATCGTCGATCAGGCAGCCGATGTGTGGCCcggtggtgaggaggagtACCGCCAGAGTTGTCGTCCCGAGGGGGAGATGCTCTTCCGCAGACCCGGTACTCTCACAGGCAGCATCAGTCAGTGTCGCAGGAGCGGCAaaaggaggggtggtggcCCAGGTGCACCTCTCCGCATCTCCATCCCGTGCTATCAGCGCTATCGAGACGTCGAGGCTCTCCTGGATGACGCGGAGCGGGCCATGAACAGGACGTCTGTCCCCATCATTTCATTACTTAGCTACGGCGGTCGGTCGTTGAATGGGGACGAGTACTCGCCTGAAACACTCGGCAACGGTCTGGCGTCAAGTGTAATGTCGTTGGCAACGCCCGCACTGATGACTTCTATGACCTGCTTGGAGGTGAGTCTTGTATCGCCTCTGGCGCTAGAGTCGGCGTCGGACAAGCCGGTAGCGAGCCCCACGGGGACGATGTCGTTCTCCGTGAGCCCGCCGCGACGCAGGTGAAGccagaaaaggaggagaacaaaGCAAATTCAGCTTGCAGTCTTGTCGCATCTTTTGTGCACCTCTTCTGGCGCACTGGTGTGCATCTCGCACCTACAAGTTGGAGTGAGTGTGACGACTGGACACCCGTGTAGGTGCCCGCGCGTAGAGACAGGTCTCTTTACCCTCCCTGCCTCCTGCTTCCCGTATATTGCCGCCATGGGCGTCTTGGCTATGCGTATGGTCTTCCAGTTTAAGTGATATGCAATGGGTACGTGAGCACGGATGCatctgcgcgcgtgtgtatgtgtgtgtgtacttgAATGTGCGTACACTCAAGTCGAGCGTCTTTTGTTTCGGCCcatcacccccaccccgtctctctttttctctctgcgcatgtgtgtgtggggggaggggggagtgccctctctctccttctctcactcAGCAAAGCCGATTCGCGAAGTTTGTcatcttcgctctctctgttttgtCAGGGTGAGGACGGGGGCAGCCCTCTCGCGCGCAAAAGGCGCTTGCATTCGCACTACGACGTAAGGAAGCGGATAAGGATGACGGAGACGCAGGGGCGCTTGAGAAACCTCAGCGGCATCTGGAAGAGGGAGGTACaggaaaaaggaggcggtgctgcgggcgTAACGTGCGGCATGCTAACGAAGCGTCCTCCTCAGCTACGATACACCCTACTCGCGACGAAGTCTCTCGACCATCTCTCTCACTCATTATAGCCGTCGGtacgccactgccgccaatCTCATCGCGGGGGACGTGGGAGCAAGGCAGCAGTGTAGGACGAGGATGCATTGACGGTAAGGGTGTGAAGCACCTTCACTGCTCACTAGTCGACGTAGGTATGCTCGTGGGAAAATCTGCGTGGGCTTTTAAATGTATGTGTGGGAGTGTGGGCGCGCTGTCACCTCCCCACTGGTATTTGCCTGTGTCCTCTCTACCCATCtgccgccctctctctctctctcctctcttcttctactTACAGGCGGGTACATGCGTGGCAACTGAGGCCTTTACGTCTCTGCTCTCATCGCTTTACAGACTCACTGAGAAAAGTAGTCCGCGGTATGGGTGTATGTCTGTGCATGCCGTCAAAGCCCCAGCATCCCACTTCATCCCAGCCACAGACTCAACCACGAAGCACCGCACAGTCCTCCGCTTCACCACCTGCTGGGcggcctccctctcctctttccgtCGTCAAGAAGGCGATCGGCTACCTCTAGCGTGTACTCGCTGTTTCAAGGCATGGCATCCGTTCCGCTGCATGCAGTACAGACCCCCTCTAAGGTCCTCCTGCCGGGCTTCGCGAAGAAAGCGCCACCTGTCTTTTTCGTGGTGCTTCATGGCTTCTTGGCTCACAGCGGCGCGATGAACTCATTCGTTTTGATGCTGCGCAACGCCATCGATGAGCACAACCACGCCGTTCTGGAGACGAATGACCAGACATCAAAGACCCTGCCGTTTCACATCATCACACTCGACGCGCGAAACCACGGTCTGTCGCCGCACACTGCGACACACAACTTGGAGAACCTTGTGGAGGATCTTAGCCACTACCTGGAGAATGACTTTCCACGCACTGTGTCGCGGCTCTCAGGGGCATGGATGAGTGACGGAAGCGATCACGGCCACGACGACGTGGCTCGTCCTCGCGTCGTAGCAATTGGCCACAGCATGGGCAGCATTACGTGGACGCGCTACCTCATGGACCGCtacctctcttccttcgcgaagggagaaaagggtCAAGGTTTAGAAGGACCGTCAATTGCGGCTCCATCACTATCGAAGAATGtcgcctctgctgcgcaaTCCTCCCTTGAGGTGAAGGGACTTGTGAGCCTTGACTTACCGCCTATCGTGCGCTCACACAAGACGGCGAAACTGACCAACGAGCTCATCGACATCATTGAACACATGAAGGCTGTGAATCTGGACGCAATCTCTGACCTTCGGAGTGGACAGGAGGAGTTCTACCGCTGTGGCATACATGATATCCGTGTGCGTGGACTATGTACGACGAACCTGAGACTGCAACTCGACCCCAGCGATCCCATGCGACACGTTGCGAGTTGGAAGTGCAATGTGCCCGTGCTGGAGCATTCCATCCGCTCTGGCGAGCTTTTCCTACCTGACTCGTACTACAAGCGAGCAGCTGACAGAAATGGCTTAGGTGGCGCACATGATGCACAccaagagcagcaggggcGGCACCGATTAGCCCTGGAGTGTCCCTCGGTAGGCACGGTTCCAGTGTTGTCGGTGCTCGGAGCTGCCAGCCCAGTGGGCGGAAACCCGCAGTATCGGCAGCTGTGGGA is a window from the Leishmania panamensis strain MHOM/PA/94/PSC-1 chromosome 26 sequence genome containing:
- a CDS encoding hypothetical protein (TriTrypDB/GeneDB-style sysID: LpmP.26.1480); its protein translation is MGSKPSKLNCKQSIVGPASRNPKRNSDLDALSNSNLRSRDAIDSSNPSNSMKERQSPERRGFNNPLPARQSGSHDRAQRRQTRMLGAQDVDGTHEDLDERPFRQGKVNRVPTKALLKPPKNQNSIIASPDEDYKLY
- a CDS encoding hypothetical protein (TriTrypDB/GeneDB-style sysID: LpmP.26.1490); the protein is MNHDDTTGVPTSAAIANSSTCATVPGGMAQTRMLSRLRVAGSTGIRRVNEASEAPLAPLPSARPLGRDASTTGDVAQYGGCASLVRTATAAAVVAVENAVPQSSAFGCGDGRDDDAVLRKEENSCIEVDVGAVNASSPLLGQPTSGAAQHLSYDAANDGTGGRLQSRGGNAAAVDIPLRCRATWTRQTTPEPLQGDGGLLCAAAALNSSTTSSADDKTSPQSAAAAATATDVLESPAAPPPSPKGEHGSCDYTGNPLHLPGHHRHYIDMDLPGMGESNEPWSGSVASSASSAPHSTAETQWHNTSVASELDLYEMPLPVMETATGDLTAAPSVTASFLFGGVALPVAFSVKSGGSALTADRDAKVWSPISVSATVSPSRRNIAGLKQPADLSGWRRKRSSGKLAVQSERNNSSSGPGDIPLVSLEKSVGWSAGKPMNDDSLSPVTSLSQQRGELLERSVYPLTSTQVTTATTLATVESGTASNPFSSHSSLRSFDSHHALQRSALIARMSVPCQGRAPSLQLSAIVRPGGAVLESANLGTPVRSPQGMSTSLGLPMFVGGSTGSPILFSKYDTVFPLRMAPRTHTKLAGDESQQSPPRLHDQRNEGDADQPPPTPTAALVTQAAQQQQQQQTPFCCPQHGETDAPECSPLTSLSALPQQSLRSSTVTSDTSFGVDNAISMRQCSMMSEDHILQTLVHGMALGGVSAEAWMAAPDNWAPSPRNLRSTGPGNRHLTGRLCALQRPLSPSSHSAASDAVGAGSGKTPTAGLVASSMRFSQLQTQRGKLGWMSSTRPAGPWGAELVQGLSPVSASAANRGDETAETGSHLLTRDPLTVAPSSPSKRHMAAHTPTRLQQQRKLPSPENFFAKADGSLRDSVGFSATSLPTLSDPALHARRSLVTPMQGYSFKQHSTAASMASSALSQVPLGVEEVIFSAGSTPNVVGCVEASVVTWLPVASTDTAARQLSGDQTVVLRPYDSSAAYYRISNGGLFSTADSGVTVAAPREASLEGRLTFLQSVHDLDSFAAQAEASASLGYGAAVQSPLTREIVEPGAVATTMVSPPSSIAPVDETFSVCRPPPPAPAMLLRHSPTRRPFYLIPGLEAAATAELGRISPSPFTVAPWAIGGASDFVAAVATPLLPGMLSGKDKVSPWSSDSTRGGFLQVLPLAQEEHVSTSLSYKVRAPKTTSPMSASQAQDDSVAVTDPQLLWWAPKAAHAAAPFTATDTDTRPASVHRNSDESGTHSSMPNFSCRSPPVHLPPQQQTPPQLQVCAPAAMWSFLYGVHNNDDQGAYQIATFNSNPSVALTRSSTRGLSSCIVDQAADVWPGGEEEYRQSCRPEGEMLFRRPGTLTGSISQCRRSGKRRGGGPGAPLRISIPCYQRYRDVEALLDDAERAMNRTSVPIISLLSYGGRSLNGDEYSPETLGNGLASSVMSLATPALMTSMTCLEVSLVSPLALESASDKPVASPTGTMSFSVSPPRRR
- a CDS encoding hypothetical protein (TriTrypDB/GeneDB-style sysID: LpmP.26.1500) yields the protein MASVPLHAVQTPSKVLLPGFAKKAPPVFFVVLHGFLAHSGAMNSFVLMLRNAIDEHNHAVLETNDQTSKTLPFHIITLDARNHGLSPHTATHNLENLVEDLSHYLENDFPRTVSRLSGAWMSDGSDHGHDDVARPRVVAIGHSMGSITWTRYLMDRYLSSFAKGEKGQGLEGPSIAAPSLSKNVASAAQSSLEVKGLVSLDLPPIVRSHKTAKLTNELIDIIEHMKAVNLDAISDLRSGQEEFYRCGIHDIRVRGLCTTNLRLQLDPSDPMRHVASWKCNVPVLEHSIRSGELFLPDSYYKRAADRNGLGGAHDAHQEQQGRHRLALECPSVGTVPVLSVLGAASPVGGNPQYRQLWELYAVNLRQHSIPHAAHVVYFDKPHETVELVKDFLKEIHVV